A single Nitrospira sp. DNA region contains:
- a CDS encoding response regulator transcription factor translates to MRILVVEDEAKVASFVKRALEEEGYAVDSCADGAEGLERSRGGSYDLILLDVMLPARSGVEVVKELRQQKITTPVLLLTAQARTEQKVTGLDAGADDYLTKPFAIEELLARVRALLRRSSGETSGMLQIDDLMLNPATHEVTRGGQRIELTAKEYALLDYLMRNAGRVLTRPLIAERVWNQDFDTYTNVIDVYMSYLRTKIDKGRPRKLIHTVRGSGYVLKAES, encoded by the coding sequence ATGCGCATTCTTGTCGTCGAAGATGAAGCCAAGGTCGCCTCCTTTGTGAAGCGGGCGCTGGAAGAGGAGGGCTATGCCGTGGATAGTTGCGCCGACGGTGCCGAAGGGCTCGAACGCAGCCGCGGCGGCAGCTATGATCTGATCCTGCTCGACGTCATGTTACCGGCACGTTCCGGCGTGGAGGTGGTCAAGGAGTTGCGTCAGCAGAAAATTACCACGCCGGTGTTGCTGCTCACGGCGCAAGCGCGTACGGAGCAGAAAGTCACCGGGCTCGACGCGGGTGCTGACGACTATCTGACCAAGCCCTTCGCCATTGAAGAACTCCTCGCCCGCGTGCGCGCGCTTCTGCGCCGTAGCAGTGGGGAAACATCCGGCATGCTTCAGATTGACGACCTCATGCTCAATCCGGCTACGCACGAGGTGACACGGGGGGGGCAGAGGATCGAGCTGACGGCGAAAGAATATGCGCTGCTGGACTATCTCATGCGCAACGCCGGGCGCGTGCTCACCCGTCCGTTGATTGCCGAGCGGGTCTGGAACCAGGACTTCGACACCTACACGAACGTCATCGATGTCTACATGAGCTATCTGCGCACCAAGATTGACAAGGGCCGGCCCCGCAAGCTGATCCACACGGTGCGCGGCAGCGGCTACGTGCTGAAAGCCGAGAGCTAA